From Caulobacter segnis, a single genomic window includes:
- a CDS encoding dipeptide epimerase has translation MGRLTLDIASETLRLAQPFRIAGHVFDTSDIIVVTLSDGRARGRGEASGVFFLGETVDGMRGQLEAARAALEAWPTREALRFILPPGGARNAIDCALWELEAALTGQPVWRLAGLDPPRPLRTTFTLGADSPEVMARGAADYAQARSIKIKLTGDLPLDQARVRAIRSARPDAWLGVDGNQGFVRADLDGLIETLVEQRVSLLEQPLARGHEPELEGVASPIPIAADESCVSLADVAAAIGRFQVINIKLDKCGGLTEGLLMAAKARRLGLGVMVGTMVGTSLATGPGFVLGQVCDLVDLDGPTFLAKDRPPGVVYSDGAVWAGEDVWGDPASAVAA, from the coding sequence ATGGGCCGGCTGACCCTGGATATCGCCAGCGAGACCCTGCGGCTGGCCCAGCCCTTCCGCATCGCCGGCCATGTGTTCGACACGTCCGACATCATCGTCGTGACCCTGTCTGACGGGCGGGCCAGGGGGCGTGGGGAGGCGTCGGGGGTCTTCTTCCTGGGCGAGACGGTCGACGGCATGCGAGGCCAACTGGAAGCGGCCCGCGCAGCGCTCGAAGCCTGGCCGACCCGCGAGGCGCTGCGCTTCATCCTGCCGCCGGGCGGTGCGCGCAACGCCATCGACTGCGCCCTCTGGGAGCTGGAGGCGGCGCTGACCGGCCAGCCGGTCTGGCGGTTGGCAGGTCTGGATCCTCCTAGGCCGTTACGCACCACCTTCACCCTCGGGGCCGACAGTCCCGAGGTCATGGCCCGAGGCGCTGCGGACTATGCCCAGGCGCGGTCGATCAAGATCAAGCTGACGGGCGACCTGCCGCTCGACCAGGCTCGGGTGCGCGCCATCCGCAGCGCCCGCCCGGACGCCTGGCTGGGCGTCGACGGCAACCAGGGCTTTGTCCGCGCCGACTTGGACGGGCTGATCGAGACCCTGGTCGAACAGCGTGTCTCCTTGCTGGAGCAGCCTCTGGCGCGCGGCCACGAGCCCGAATTGGAAGGCGTCGCCAGCCCGATCCCGATCGCGGCCGATGAAAGCTGCGTGTCGCTGGCCGACGTGGCGGCGGCGATCGGACGTTTCCAGGTCATCAACATCAAGCTCGACAAGTGCGGCGGTCTGACCGAGGGGCTGCTGATGGCCGCCAAGGCGCGGCGGCTGGGGCTGGGCGTCATGGTCGGGACCATGGTCGGCACCAGCTTGGCCACGGGGCCCGGCTTCGTGCTCGGCCAGGTCTGCGACCTCGTCGACCTGGATGGGCCGACCTTTCTGGCCAAGGACCGGCCGCCCGGTGTCGTCTACAGCGACGGCGCGGTGTGGGCGGGCGAGGACGTTTGGGGCGATCCGGCCTCGGCCGTCGCCGCATGA